A genome region from Sphingorhabdus sp. SMR4y includes the following:
- a CDS encoding SDR family oxidoreductase yields MGRLEGKKAVVLGAAGRDNMGQVIAKRFRDEGADVLVAGRKEDELKRFSEELGGHYALCDLTKESDIKALADSAKSKMGGVDIAVNATGLGFLKPFLENTKEELETMSALQLVGPFQFYQEMIKAMGDGGSLIQISSATATIMLNDHAAYMGTKAATDHIIRCVAHEFGEQGIRANSISPGLTRTPMTAGVDQVPGLVESFEARYPLGRIGTSEDIAAAAVFLASDECFMTGENLQVNGGLCLRGNPTRKDQELMMGAVAAAS; encoded by the coding sequence ATGGGACGTCTTGAAGGTAAAAAAGCGGTGGTGCTGGGTGCCGCTGGTCGGGACAATATGGGGCAGGTAATTGCCAAGCGGTTTCGCGATGAAGGCGCTGACGTGCTGGTGGCAGGGCGCAAGGAAGACGAACTGAAACGGTTTTCCGAAGAGCTTGGCGGCCATTATGCACTTTGCGATCTTACCAAGGAATCGGATATCAAGGCTCTGGCCGATAGCGCAAAAAGCAAAATGGGCGGTGTTGATATCGCGGTCAATGCAACCGGTCTGGGTTTCCTCAAGCCGTTTCTGGAAAATACCAAGGAAGAGCTGGAAACGATGTCAGCGCTGCAGCTGGTCGGACCGTTCCAATTCTATCAGGAAATGATCAAGGCGATGGGCGACGGCGGATCGCTGATCCAGATCAGTTCGGCCACGGCGACGATCATGCTCAATGATCATGCCGCCTATATGGGTACCAAGGCAGCGACAGACCATATTATCCGCTGCGTGGCGCATGAATTTGGTGAGCAGGGCATCAGGGCCAACAGCATCTCTCCGGGGCTTACCCGGACCCCAATGACCGCCGGTGTCGATCAGGTGCCGGGGCTGGTTGAATCATTCGAGGCGCGTTATCCGCTTGGCCGGATCGGCACCAGCGAGGATATCGCAGCTGCTGCCGTATTCCTGGCCAGCGACGAATGTTTCATGACCGGCGAGAATTTGCAGGTCAACGGCGGGCTTTGCCTGCGCGGAAATCCAACCCGCAAGGATCAGGAACTGATGATGGGTGCTGTCGCCGCCGCTTCCTGA
- a CDS encoding thiol-disulfide oxidoreductase DCC family protein, giving the protein MSRVTVWYDGACPLCVREIALMRRLDSRSAITFTDISTASASCPIDRQLMLDRFHASENGKILTGAAAFAAMWRAIPLLRPIGQLARLPGALPVLEALYVQFLKIRPHIQKRLKPID; this is encoded by the coding sequence ATGAGCCGCGTGACCGTCTGGTATGATGGTGCATGCCCGCTGTGCGTCCGGGAAATCGCCCTGATGCGCAGGCTCGACAGCCGCAGCGCTATCACATTCACGGATATTTCCACTGCCAGCGCATCCTGCCCGATCGACCGGCAATTGATGCTCGACCGGTTTCACGCTTCGGAAAACGGAAAAATATTGACGGGCGCGGCGGCTTTTGCCGCCATGTGGCGAGCCATTCCGCTGCTACGGCCCATTGGCCAGCTCGCCCGTCTTCCGGGTGCGTTGCCGGTTCTCGAAGCCCTGTACGTTCAGTTCCTCAAAATCCGGCCCCACATCCAGAAGCGGCTCAAGCCGATAGACTAG